In a genomic window of Streptomyces sp. SJL17-4:
- a CDS encoding aldehyde dehydrogenase family protein, translating to MNSSALDTSLLDRTVADVRAHAASWCATPLPERIALLERLLPRVAASAAEIAGAGARAKGYGSGSPWAAEDWIGGPWALAQNAAALLHVLRRIAAGGDPLDGRTVREENGRTRVDVFPATGWDSLLLNGFTAQVWMRPGVTAEQARACAAGEYRGRQGDPGLALVLGAGNVAAITALDILHKLYAEGQVVIAKMNPVNAYLRPHFEHVFAEFVERGWLRFVDGGAAEGGYLTRHEGVDAIHVTGSDRTHDAIVWGTDEDAERRRRDDLPLIAKPFSSELGGVSPCIVAPGPWSEADIRFQAEHIVTSKMNNSGHNCVASQILVLPRDWDGTERLLDEIRKVLRRLPPRADYYPGAADRLASVRAAHPTTEAHGDGCRLLVPDITDHDDLLVLDEVFGSALGVVRLSGASPAEFLRQAVDFANNTLPGTLGATLIVHPRTEKAHREAVRTAIAELRYGTLGVNCWSGVGFLLGFTPWGAFPGHTRQDIGSGIGFVHNAFMLEDVEKTVLRAPFTPAPRGLVTGDMSLSPRPPYFVTNRTALTTVQRLTRFTAAPSLTKLPALLASALRG from the coding sequence GGCTGCTGCCGCGCGTCGCCGCGAGTGCGGCCGAGATCGCCGGTGCGGGCGCTCGGGCAAAGGGGTACGGATCGGGCTCCCCCTGGGCGGCCGAGGACTGGATCGGCGGGCCCTGGGCCCTGGCCCAGAACGCCGCCGCGCTCCTCCACGTCCTGCGACGGATCGCCGCGGGCGGGGATCCACTGGACGGCAGGACGGTTCGCGAGGAGAACGGCCGCACCCGCGTGGACGTCTTCCCCGCCACCGGCTGGGACTCTCTGCTGCTCAACGGGTTTACGGCCCAGGTGTGGATGCGCCCCGGCGTCACCGCGGAGCAGGCGCGGGCGTGCGCCGCGGGAGAGTACCGCGGCAGGCAGGGAGACCCTGGCCTCGCCCTGGTGCTCGGCGCCGGCAACGTCGCCGCCATCACCGCGCTGGACATCCTGCACAAGCTCTATGCCGAGGGCCAGGTCGTCATCGCCAAGATGAACCCGGTCAACGCCTATCTGCGCCCCCACTTCGAGCACGTCTTCGCCGAGTTCGTCGAACGGGGCTGGCTGCGCTTCGTCGACGGCGGCGCGGCCGAGGGCGGATACCTCACCCGCCACGAAGGCGTCGACGCCATTCATGTCACGGGCAGCGACCGCACCCACGACGCCATCGTCTGGGGCACCGACGAGGACGCCGAGCGACGCCGCCGTGACGACCTGCCGCTGATCGCCAAGCCCTTCAGCAGCGAACTGGGCGGCGTCAGCCCCTGCATCGTGGCGCCGGGCCCGTGGAGTGAAGCCGATATCCGCTTCCAGGCCGAGCACATCGTCACCAGCAAGATGAACAACTCGGGCCACAACTGCGTCGCCAGCCAGATCCTGGTCCTGCCGCGTGACTGGGACGGTACCGAGCGGCTGCTCGACGAGATCCGGAAGGTGCTGCGCCGGCTGCCCCCGCGCGCCGACTACTACCCCGGCGCCGCCGACCGTCTCGCCTCCGTACGAGCGGCTCACCCGACGACGGAGGCCCACGGCGACGGCTGCCGACTGCTCGTGCCCGACATCACGGACCACGACGACCTCCTCGTTCTCGACGAGGTTTTCGGCAGCGCCCTGGGCGTCGTACGCCTGTCTGGCGCATCCCCGGCCGAGTTCCTGCGGCAGGCCGTCGACTTCGCCAACAACACCCTGCCCGGCACCCTCGGTGCCACCCTGATCGTCCACCCGAGGACGGAGAAGGCCCATCGGGAGGCGGTGCGTACCGCCATCGCCGAGCTGCGCTACGGCACGCTGGGCGTCAACTGCTGGTCAGGGGTCGGTTTCCTGCTGGGCTTCACCCCCTGGGGCGCCTTCCCCGGCCACACGCGGCAGGACATCGGCAGCGGCATCGGCTTCGTGCACAACGCGTTCATGCTCGAGGACGTCGAGAAGACCGTGCTGCGCGCGCCCTTCACACCCGCTCCGCGCGGCCTGGTCACGGGCGACATGTCCCTGTCACCGCGCCCGCCGTACTTCGTCACCAACCGCACCGCTCTGACCACGGTGCAGCGCCTCACCCGTTTCACGGCCGCGCCGAGCCTCACCAAGCTGCCCGCTCTCCTTGCGTCCGCGTTGCGGGGCTGA